From Macrobrachium nipponense isolate FS-2020 chromosome 48, ASM1510439v2, whole genome shotgun sequence, a single genomic window includes:
- the LOC135205084 gene encoding pancreas transcription factor 1 subunit alpha-like: MYGVENMGMEAVNRQWWSSSGYAEWDAPLSSASPISSCSSTDTWAPWSSPHKSTQLGSQHLQEDSLVASNVREHRRRRRMCPLAQVRQRQAANMRERRRMASINDAFEGLRAHIPTMPYEKRLSKVDTLRLAIGYITFLSDMVETSSANHPSDPAANNNNNNNNSNNNNKVVVKSQLDAYHGQEGTMAHTFTELSWAPQRQEVINGRVATSLWTPADSLTN, translated from the exons atgtACGGCGTGGAGAACATGGGCATGGAAGCCGTGAACAGGCAGTGGTGGTCGTCTTCAGGGTATGCGGAGTGGGATGCCCCTCTTTCCTCTGCCTCGCCCATCTCCTCCTGCAGTTCCACCGACACGTGGGCGCCCTGGAGTTCTCCTCATAAGAGTACCCAGCTGGGCTCTCAG CACCTTCAGGAGGATTCGCTGGTGGCGTCCAACGTGAGGGAACACAGAAGGAGGAGGCGAATGTGCCCCCTGGCGCAAGTCAGGCAGAGGCAGGCGGCCAATATGCGCGAGCGCAGGCGCATGGCCTCCATCAACGACGCCTTCGAGGGGCTCCGCGCGCACATCCCGACGATGCCCTACGAGAAGCGGCTCTCGAAG GTAGACACCCTGAGGTTGGCTATTGGCTACATCACCTTTCTCTCGGACATGGTGGAAACTAGCTCGGCTAACCACCCAAGCGACCCAGCggctaataataacaacaacaacaacaatagcaacaacaacaacaaggtggTTGTGAAGAGTCAGCTCGACGCTT ACCACGGGCAAGAGGGCACCATGGCCCACACCTTCACCGAATTATCCTGGGCACCTCAGAGACAAGAGGTCATCAACGGCCGAGTGGCTACGTCACTGTGGACCCCAGCGGACTCCCTGACGAACTGA